The DNA sequence CGTGTGGGAAAAGCTGAAGAATGAAACTTGTGAACGGACAAGTGTGTATATGGATTAAACAAGAGCATGAAACTGATGGACAAAGATAACCCTGTACAAATGACTAAATGTGGCAAGCAggaacatcatcatctacatcacaCAACTGTGATAGGATATTTCCTTGTTCTTGTCTGGCCATTGTAACAGCATTACCTTTCAACCAGTCCCATTAATCACAGAAGTGTTGGGTCAGCATAACGGTTCCAACTGGCACAATTTTTTCCAGATAAACTTATAGAGGTTTCCTTATAATTTATGTCAAAGGCCTTACTTAAGAAAATTTGATAATTACGCAGATGAATTAAgaatgtgaaaatgctgattgaTATCGGAAAATGTTTACACGAACGGAATGGTTTTCTTTAAGctccttttatttatttattttttaaagaaaaattccCATCCAATGTTAACAAAAGTGTTTATTGGGTCTAACACTAGTTTTATATCTACAAAGGTCACATGGCGATTCCTGAAAGATAATGATGTCTTCCAGATGTACATCATAACCATCAGCGCGCCTCAACAGTTTTTTTCAACTCTGGTCATTCAGAGCAGTATTCATCCTTTTCTCTGAATATACGAGTATCAGTGATTTCTCTTTAAGCCTGCAAATGAGAAACATCGGCTTTACCATGGCTCCCTAACTAAAGATGGTGGCTGACATTCAGCAAGATTTTAGAAGTTACCTCTTCCACATAGAGCTAGAGCGCTTTCATCTAAGGGAGTGCTTCAAGAATCTGTATTCAGTTCCTGATTTCTGCAAGTGCTGAAGATCTGAAATCTCGCAAGATCTTGTGATCTTCTTCGGTATTGCATTCAGTCACTTGAGTGGGAGGGGTTCGTTGATATTTttccaaattgaaaaaaaaaatacatagcaAGATCTCGCTTGAAGTCGGCCTCACTGGTTCCTTCGGGTGTAGTATCCGGGAACTGGTTATCCGCTCCGAAATAGTGCCTTGAATTTACCTTCAGAACTAGAAAATTCAGAAAAATTccatatttttgtttcattagCAACACGGCACATTACAAGTTCTGACTATTGACGAAGGTGAAACATCAGACCATTGCCTTCACCCTTTTTTCGGGGCGGTGGGGCTCAATGCCTAACACTTGTGGTTCATGCCATACCACTAGATTTTCTTAACTTGAAGAATGGTCATCTTTTTTTCTCAACAAATCTAATCCTGTTGTGGTATACTGTTTTGCCACTTtggtagaaaaaatatatttgcaCTTTTGCCACTTTTATTAGTATAATGCTACCATATGTAAGATATGGCACAAAGTGTCATTACTGTTAGCATAGCACTTACTCATAATAGCCACATGACGGGGTATACAGGTTATGGGGAATGAGCAAGGAGTTTACTGGTGAGGGctcaccttttttatttttttttaaatcaagaaTTTAAGGAGGCTAAATTATCTCTGAAAATTTATTTAGATTCTGGCTGCTGACCCACTTATCAGCAACGCTGACGAATCCCTAAAAATGGTGAGGAGGCTTTCAGTCAAAATGAATGTGAGTAGGTAGTTAGTTTGTCAGGCTGCCAGAGAAATGCTTCGAGCAGTGGTAATTGCCATGATTCAAGGACTGCATATGAAAGTGTATAATGTATGACAGGTTCTGTTCCATCGTAATAAAAAAGAGGTCTGGTCACTCCCATCTGGAAAAAGGAAAGGGACAAAAAAGAAATAGCAATTGCCTGAGTATTAAAGTCCTCAGCTTTTTTGGTAAAATGCTGTTGCTAAGACTGAGACCACATACTTTCATTTCTGTTCCGGACAATGAGAATTCACAAAGCCAACATTTTAAAATTCTTGTACTCCAGTTCCTTAATTCAATCCTTAACTTTGTAAATTACTTTGCAATATATCAGCTCACAAATTGTTCATGAGACATTCTTGGTAAACATAACATCCTGTGATTCTTAGAAACTTATTGACTTGGCACCTGGCTAATACTCAATATTAAGTGCTTTATTGATGAGTAGGCATACATGACTATTTGCTGTTCCTTGAAGACAGTAGTGCTGTTCTTCTTGTATTTAGTAACTACATCAGACAGCATACTGAAGTATGTTTGAAGTATTAATCAGTAGTTTCAGTCACGGACATTTGACTCTTTAATGGGAACTCTTTATAGGATCTGTAGGGGCCCTCACAATAGCTCCTAACATCCAAAAAAGGAGCTAATGCCTCGAGGATCAAAAGCCTTTCAACACATTGGATCATAATTCAAATACTTGGGGATACTTTAGACAACCAACCCAATCTAAGAAAACAAAAGTGCATTAGTCACAGATATATTTAAGTACCTTAACAATGTATGAGACAGTCCAAAGCTATGGAACATCCAAAGCAGGGTTTGAATATTCAGCTTAGTATAATGTGGAACATACTTCCTTAGGCTGTGTATATAGCACTAAAATTATTTTGGTACAGTATTATCATTTATGTCTTTATAACACTGATGCTCCATGTCTTCTTCTTTGGATGTGGTTTACACCACCAGATGCTGATATGATGAGACTAAAGATTGTAGGGATTCACTGGAATAATTGTGTTAGACTTAAGAACACTGTATCTTATCACATCAATATGAAAATTTTGACCTGCCAGAACTAATGAAATTCACTTGAAGCATGATGGTCATCTAGTGCGCTTCTCAGCAACTTGCCTATTTTCAGTGAGGATTCGAAAAAGAATAACCTTCAGTGAAGATTACAATAATTGCAATAAACATTTGGTTGTAGCAGGTGATGTGATTCTgtaaggtggtgtgtgaaatggaAAAATTTCCCATTTGAAGACATGCAGAATCCAAGGCCAGGATTCAAAGGTTCAGCAGTACAACATTCTCCCTCATAGCATGAACTTCTACTGAACTTGACACACCTTATTACTGTATTATGTCAAAGGTAAAAatcacatatatagacacagacagtACTCTCATAAGAtgctaggggaaaaaaaaatcacaaaaagcATCTTTTAGCATTATTATTTCTGTTAACAGTAAATTCCAGTTTACAGAATACATGATAATATCCAACAAAACAATTGAAAATGGCTTAGAAATAAACTTTGGCATCACCCTTCTCCTACTGGAGATATTGCTTTTGTAAATGTAACCAGCAAATCATTTCGATTACATTATCAGCAACAAACAAACCCTATTCTACCTACTACTTTCtttaaatattttcatgaaatacttcacaaggatgtgtggatcaggtgtttgctttgaaaaatgtatgtgagaaatacttagagaaacaaatgaatttgtatgtagcatttatggatctggagaaggcatatgataagagttgatagagatgttttgtggaaggtattaagattatatggtgtgggaggcaagttgctggaagcagtgaaaagtttttatcgaggatgtatggcatgtgtacgagtaggaagagaggaaagttactggttcttagtgaatgttggtttttggcaggggtgcatgatgcctccatggttgtttaatttgtttacagatggggttgctagggaggtgaatgcaagagttttggagagaggggcatgtatgcagtctgttgtggatgagagggcctgggaagtgagtcatttgttcactgatgatacagtgctgatggctgattcgggtgagaaactgcagaagctggtgactttgtgtgaaagaagaaagcagagagtaaatctgaataagagcaaggttattaggtacagtagggttgagggacaagtcaatcgggaggtaagtttgaatggagaaaaactagaggaagtgaagtgttttagatatctgggagtggatttggcagcggatggaaccatggaagcagaagtgagtcacagggtggaggagggagcaaaaattctgggagcgttgaaaaatgtttggaaggcgagaacattatctcggaaagcaaaaatgggtatgtttgaaggaatagtggttccaataatgttatatggttgcaaggcgtatgctatagatagagttgtgcagaggagggtagatgtgttggaaatgagatgtttgaggacagtatgtggtgtgaggtggtttgatcgagtaagtaatgaaagggtaagagagatgtgtggaaataaaaaagtgtggtttgagagagcagaagagggtgtattgatatggtttggtcacatggaaagaatgagcgaggaaagattgacaaagaggatatatgtgtcagaggtggggggaacgaggggaaatgggagaccaaactggaggtggaaggatggagtgaaaaagattttgagtgattggggcctgaacatgcaggagggtgaaaggcgtgcaaggaatagagtgaattggaacgctgtggtataccggggtggacgtgctgtcagtggattgaaccagggcatgtgaagcgtctggggtaaacaatggaaagttttgttgccgtggaaagatttgtggggcctggatatggaaagggagctgtggtttcggtgcattatgcatgacagctagagactgagtataaacgaatgtggcctttgttgtcttttcctagcactacctcgcatgcatgtgggggtaggggggttgtcattaaaagtgtggcgaggtggcaacgggaatgaaaaaaaggcagcaagtatgaattatgtatttgtatatatatgtatatgtctgtgtatgtatatatatgtatacgttgaaatgtataggtatgtatatgtgcttgtgtggacatgtatgtatatacatgtgtatgtgggtgtgttgggccatttttccatctgtttccttatgcaaacgcaggagacagtgacaaagtataaaataaataaataaaataacttaAGTTGATTTACTTAATTTGGGGAGACTGCTCATGCCAGTAACTGAAATGTCATTTCATGCCAAATGAAGTTACTTAAATTTGAAGGGGAAGGCATGATTTAACTTCTTGAAATTTACGAAAATTTGTAAGTTAACTGACTGAAAAGCACCATCAAATGTCTTATCAGGAAAGCTTTACTGCCTACAGCCATTTCTAAACACTGCTCAATTTTAGAACTATATTTCTAAAAGCCTGTTAAGTAACACAGTCTAAAGAAAATGGTCCATACAACTGAGTGCTTTGATTATATCAGGTTGTTCAAATCTACAGCCAGATCAGCAAAACTGAATTTTCCTAAAGGTAACAAAGCAGTGTATAACAAAAAGTTGAATTCATTTAGTTTCAAATCAAAGATGATTTGACTGTCAAACTTCATTGTTCTTATAATTGAGAAATGTAATCAAGTTTTAGAACAGAAATTAAATATTGTGTGCCAAATGGGGTTCTCTACAGCAAATGTCATATAAGTAATTATGCATAAAGCTGGAATGAGTAGTGCTAGTTACAAAAATTATTCTTAAGAAGAGTACTTGATAACATTTATCATGAAATGGTATTAACTTATTCTATGAATACACATAATTAAGATCTCACATTCCTCaattcaaatgaaaaactaaTGTAAAGTCATTTGAAGAATAAGGTAAAACATTCCCAGTGCTGCCTGGGGATCTTTAGCTTATTGTCATCTTTAATAATCACTCCTTAAGAAATCTTTCCAGTCTAATATCAAATTTACTAAGTAGCAACATCAGTAATTCATCCTCAggaaaattaataaatgaataaagcgCCAGCAGTAAAATGCTGCACTATCTGTAAAGGCACTCATATCTGCATTTGCTCTTGTAATCTGCCTTAAATTTTGTTATTTATGGTACAGGAGAATATACATCATATTTCATATCTTAAAAAATTTTCTGTTATTAAAAAGTCTGAAAAGAGTATGGAGGAATACGGCCAAAAAAGTACAAAAAGAGGGATTTAGTTTAGCATATCATATGTTCTGCTAGAAAATAAATCAGAGGTGATAATCTCTTCATCGTAATTTTAGTGGGTTCAACGTAGTTAATTTCTTTAAAAGCAGGTTAGACATGCATCCTCATGGGTGGCTTGATGGTGGTATAACAACAGCTGGCAAGAAATATGATCGAACTTGTGCATGAAGTCTTGCAACTTCTGGATCATCTTGACCAAGATTTTTCATCACATGTTCAAATTGGATTGCTCCTGTAAAgacaaaatattttcaaaatataGTTATTAATCAGCTATAGTAACAGTAGGTACCACAAGCTTTGTATTTCATTGGTGAACTTTGGGGCCACTTTAAGGCTTTTGTGCAAAATTCTATTTGTGAGTTACATGTCATGGAAATTTTGTAACCCATACTCATTTTTCTGTAATTGTTTCAAGACGTATTATTTAACAAAATCAGAGAAGCAAGGTTTAGTCATGAGGACTACTACTTGAAACAATGATGAAACTGGATGCAAGTCAGTATGAGACAACACAGACATCTATGTGATAGTCAATCGTTTTTCTATCAGTAAAGCAACCTGTGTAACGAAATGACTAGGAAACTGCCAATTACTCAGAGAAATATTAGATTGAATCAAAAGCTGTGTCCAAAATCTGTTTTCCTGATCTTGTTTACAGTACCCTGCTTACCTGGTTTAAGTAAAGCTCACAGCCTATTTGGCACTCACAAATGATAAAGGATAATAGTTTAATGGACTTGTTGCTCAAATTTCCAGTAAAATACTCTTTTTAGCATTTAGATGCAAGTTGATGGTCAAGACAGTTGTCAGTTTACAATAAATTGTGCATTCTATCTCAATGCTGCTCTCTTCACACTGATTCTCTATGCAATGGAAATTATGCCAAATCACTTTGGGATAAACACCTTTTGTAATGGCCTCACCCAACAGACACTGCCTTAGTTTTAGTTCACCTAATATATCACTGGTCTGTTGGATAAGTAAGTAGTGGACAAGTCTAGATTACTTATGACACAAAATAAAGTTTGTAAAAGTGAAAAGAAATGATTGGAGATGCTATAGAAGTGTGGGTAATAGTAAATTATGATTACTgataatgtgtgtggatcaggcaaaATCTGCAACATTCAAATTCAACTAGGTTGACACCTAGACCAGATAACATAGTTCAGTATGTAGGATGCTAACACTAACGTACCCACTCCATCCTGAGTGAAACCATAGTTACTGATGACTTTTGTGGTGACCTGAGTAACCAAAGGAAATACTCTAGTCATAAGGGCGACCATATCATTACCAGCAGCTTCTCGTGCAGCTTCTAATGCTTCCACAACTTCCCCTCCAGTAAGAGCAGCTAAGATTTCTCGCAGTGCTGCTGAAAATGAAATTTACCATTAACAACTAGACTCCAAAGCCCCTAAGGTTTTCATAAATTCTGATTGTTTTTTCTTTACAAGTGTTTTACCTTATTTTTGGTTCATTTAACCTACATTTTCCTTGAACATCATGAATCTTCAGTATTCCCTTATGCAATATCACAAATGAAATATATTGATCCAAATCAGATTCTAACACTTTTATTGTACTTCCTAAATGCTACAATAGTTTTGCAATACAAAATCACTCGTTATTCAAAGCTGTTGCAGTGGCCATGATTATCTTAAACATCTTCCTCAGATGTTATTATTAATCCCAAGATCATATACACTGCGAAAATTATATAACTAATCACTATTTCGGTTTGAAGGATCATGTTCATACATTTATTAAATGCAGTGCAACAGCATACATCAAAAAAGTACCCTAACATTCTTGTAATTGCCCCACATAAAAAAGTACCCTACCATTCTGATTTTGTAACTGCCGACAACAAACATATTCCTCTCACATTGAAAAATCAATTACCCAAGATATGGATTTCTATAAATCGTAAGCTACACGAAACACTTAAAATTACCCAAGGTAGGGCTAGAAAGGGTGTTTAGatttaaggtaaaaaaaaatttacctatCCAATGAAAGTTACATAATTTAAATCAGTTTGGGGTTTGATGGATTCATAGTCATTAAACATTACCCTATATAATAATGTTTATAACCCTAAGAGGTTAACATTTTATAGGCTTACTCTTACCACCCGGTAATTCATCATTCTCATCACTTAGTTCAAAATACCTTTAGCTTTATCAGCAGTAAAGTTTTCTGGAAATCCATCTACTTCACTTGTCGCCATTCCCACTAAATATACATATTCTTCCTTCAATCTTCCCAGTGTTCTCTTACAATATAAACATTGTGTACGGCCATCAAGTCCTGAGCGGGGTAACATTTCCAAGCTCTCCCAAATATTGAgggatatgaaaataaaagttTCTTAATGGGGAATAGAGTTGAAAATTTTCAATGTATGTCTATATTATTTGATTTATATACCGTAAAAAATGATACAGAAAAATCTTACCGAAAGAAAATTAATTGCATTTGTTCCTTCTGTCCAAGACAAAATTATTTCTCATACAGTTTACTGTTAGAAATGGGAGGATTGAACACTAGAATTATCACGAAATGTTACAACTTGCATGCGTAACAgtcttgaaagaaaagaaaaatgagactATTTGCTtggcagcaagtaaaaaaaaaaaaaaaacgtatttcaAACATCGAATAAATCCGAGAAAAAAAATGGCATTGACTTATAAATGTTTACCTCAGTATTTATTGCTTTAGAATAACACAATGGGCATTAAGAATATGTAAATGTATCAATCAAACAACGACTCTTCATAAGATGTGAGCTAGTTTAATCTTTCCTCTTGGTCTGTTTTCTCTATTTCAGGAGTTTGAGAATATGGGAAAAACGATGTTATAAAACGTAAGAACACTGCAGGAGCCTACAACCAAtggcctgaacccataaacacatccaacttTCGTTTAAAGCTACTTAAAGATCTAGGTACCACTTCTGTACTTGTCAGCTTGTTCCATAGATCTATTACCGTATTCcagaaccaatatttacccacatccgacctgaattttcttttctaatttagatgcattatttcttgtcctatctggTGGCCCCATTTTAAtaattcatgttacctttatgaatacccttcacccatttaaaaacttcaGTCATAACCCTCAATCTTTTCTAACCTTTCTTCATCATTGAGGTTTGTAATTCCAGGGATCGTTTCTGTCATTCGTGTTAGTATTCCCTCTAAACAATCTTATGTCAACTGCATAGTAGGGAGCCCAGAACTGTAccacataatccaaatgtggtttcaccaacgcaagataaagttccaacaatactctaggagttttattgctaTCATTCTTATCAATAATGCTAACATCCTGTATCACTCTTGATTTAAAGGACACAAAGTGGAAATTTAATTCAAGGTATAAagttgtagatatgtatataaatgggcAATGATTTGTCAAAAGGATTCCCTGGTCAGGGTTTATACTGTATGCCTCCATAAGATGGGGTGGATATAAAGGACACTGAATCATACAAATGAAATAGGATGATATCTTAAATTCTCATTCTGGAAATCTCTCTCTGGGGTATCAGTCAAGCAGATAAGTTCTATGATTGTGTGTATCGTATTAATACTTCTTGTGGTTCTGAATATGTTGATATTTCTTTTGATTTTGAACGTATTATGTGTAACATATGTTAAACATGGTAGCAATGACAACACATGCTATGGAAAAACAGGATCTTTTGACTGTCTGAGCTTAAGTAGGAATGataacaaagaaaaataagaaaaacttCTTTGAACATAACTGTGAACTTGCAGATGTTTACCTTCAGTGATATTTGCCTTTTCATTCCTAAGATATGATATGCTCTTGGAATCAGTGATCAAATCTTGCTGGAAAAACGTATCTTGAGAGCCACTGTCACATAGATGAAGGACAAATACAAGACAGTTAAAGGCATACAATAGTAAAACATCCTTTTTTTTGCACTTCTTACTGAAAACAACATACACTTAGGTAAACAAAATTTACTTGCGCCAACCAAGGtttcaagtataatgaatactaTTTTACCAACACAACATAAAGCTTTGAGTACTATATCCACAGTGCTGAGGGCTTCTAGCCAAGCCTGATGGGATCCAGCACGTCGCAAGAAAATATGAACAGTGATGCAGAAGTGTGAAAACTGCATTACCCACGCTCTGCttgcatcattatatattactgTAATGCTTGCCAAGTAAAGCACTTCATTACTGATATTGATACAGTACAAATCTTGATCATTTGAACTTTGGTGCTGCTTTTGTCCCTTAAATATGGCCTCTATGCATAAAATTAATGAAAGTTGAGCTATCCTAAAGAAGGCAAAGCAAGTGTTGTCTTGCATATATTGAAAGTGTAGTATCTTTCTGGAGGCAATTTGATGATTGGTCAACACTGTAAACCAGTACAGAAAATGAGGCATTCTCTTTTGCAGCATAGTTGACCGGCTGCTCTGTGGGAGTACAGAGCACAAGTACATGGTATCTGGAGTTATGTTTTACCACCACAATGTGCAAAattgtttctttattattttatTGTAGTTCTTTACATAATTTCTTCATGCTTTTCTAGAATAAGAATGTTGTTTCTGAAGTATAAGATTGAAGTATAACATGCTGATTTTTAATACTGAGGTGTTCATTAAAGGGGTGAAGGTATGTCCATGTAAGGTCACTCTCCCCTAACCACATATCTCTCCATATTTCTCATAAGCCTAGAAACTCATCAACTGTAATTTTGCCAACCACAAGGTCTTTCAAGAATGAAACCCCCAGTGGGTGCCAAGGGACCTCTGTATATTAAAATCTACAGATACTGAGAAGTAGGGAAAATAGAGGGAAAACAATCTAAGCATTTTGCAAGAAGTGAAGAACGTGTGTTTTCACAAGTACATCATAGTTGGGAAAAAAAGACATGAGAATTTTTTTCTTACTACTCCACTGTTTCCGCCTTAATGAAGTCACACAGGGTAGAGACAAAACAAAGGACTCGTTAGCTCAAATCcaatctctgtctgtcatgtacaATCCAATGAAACCAGACCCCACAACACAAAGCCAAGCCACATGAACCAATTCCTATGGTTTTCCCTTACTGCTTTATATACCTTAAGCAGGTTCAATGAGAGAGTGAGGAATAGGTGGTCACTGCCCTGGGCCTAagccagactttttttttttttcttcacttaatCTTCCTTCAAATATAAAGTACAATCACTCTTCCTTATTTCATCATCTTAACATAATACACCATGCATTTTGCTTTGTGGGCTCATTTCTGTTCTTAGCTGAGATCTTTTCAGTGAGTACTGAAAAAGTTAAAAAAGAGTGAGAAAGTGTCCCTAAAAACATCGCTGGGGCCCAAAGAGTCAGTTTGCTTCAGGGCTTGTGCTGCCTTTCTATGCCCCTTACCCAGAGAAATTAAAGTTACATATGTTTACAGTGCAGAGAAAGAAATTATGTCAAATGGCCTATTTTTGAGTTGGTAGTGACCAAAAAGTTATCATGTGACACAGTGATTTGTCAAGAtaaaattttgaatttttttttttcatactatccgccatttcccgcgacagcgaggtagcgttaagaacagaggactgggcctttgaggaaatatcctcacctggccctcttctctgttccttcttttggaaaattaaaaaaaaagaaaaaaaaaagagaggggaggatttccagccccccgctcccttcccttttagtcgccttctacgacacgcagggaatacgtgggaagtattctttctcccctatccccagggataaaattttgAAATACAAGGGAAAATACTGAAACTGTTGCTTAGGCAATGAGACTCATTTtattggaggggaaaaaagagttgAGGAATGCTACTAATAGACGGAATGATAGTCATAAGCTAAGGAACAGATCCACTGAAAATTCAATTCACCAGCTACTCCCATGGGAAGTCTGGCAAAAGACAAATTAGGACTGTACAAATGTTCTTAAGGATCAAATTTTAAATGAAAGGCATTTTGACATGGTGCTTTGTGAAGATGAAGCCAATGTTCTTAACTTGTTATTCACCTTCGTATTTAATGATCTCAGAATCTCTTGCTTTTGTAATACCAGTATCTTCTGGCACCACATGGGGCCTTTTTCAAAAGGAACTTGATGCCCAGGAAGTGGTAGACCAGTTTTGGAAATGCTGTGTTCCAAGTATCTTCCATTTTTGTACTTGGAATCCAAAAACAAAATATTCAGGTGGGAAATATGGTTCTGAATGAGAACATATCCTGGAAGAGCCTGCACCCATGGCATGCCATTAATTGTTCCCTCAGAGAAATAGTCTAGCCAGGTAAGTAATAATACAGAACAGGTAAAGTGTTCTCACAAGATACATAGATAAGATTTGTGCTTTTAGAAGATATGTTAAGTGAAGACAGGTTCACACCAGGCAGTCTCCAGGCCAGCATAATGCCTTCTGATTAGAAGTGCAAGCTTCTGAATATATCATTAAGATATGATGTTAGGTTCTTTAACTTGCCATATGACTTTATGATTGTAAAGTCAATTTATATTGCCTTAAGATGCTAGGGTGTGATCACGTTAATCATTTGTACATTTGTATTAAACATTGATTTTACAAGCATGATACCAGTAATACTGGCAGTATCCGGGTCTTTGCTATGGgtggtaggtctctctctctgtctctctctctgatgtgtgCAAATTTGGCCACTATTCATTTGTTCCTGAGCTAACTCACAAAGGTGGGAGAGGCAATTAAGTATTAGAAAGTATACATTATGTGTTGTTTAAGAAATATCATTGTACTGTTATTTCTTCATAAACAAGAAAAGGTAGATAAGTAATATAGTTTGTGGGTAATGTCAACTGTATTTTATCAAGAGTGCATCATCATCAAGTAGTTAGTTGTTAGTagtcagccaacaaccagggaggtatattaccagttctacccacctgggtatcagaagggttagtaacagctgcatagtgagccaacacttcagtggttgactgtccaaaaacatacaatctctccttgccacacataacacttgacaacacttacctcacacagttcattcttcataactagattttccggTGGTGAGCGCtaagtgctagccctgccttttggcaaaatggtccGGGCAATATgtagatgtagtaggtaggaacatttaggaaggagGATTAGGTAGAAATATGTAGGAACATTCCATTAGGTA is a window from the Panulirus ornatus isolate Po-2019 chromosome 32, ASM3632096v1, whole genome shotgun sequence genome containing:
- the LOC139759233 gene encoding protein C10 isoform X2, whose product is MLPRSGLDGRTQCLYCKRTLGRLKEEYVYLVGMATSEVDGFPENFTADKAKALREILAALTGGEVVEALEAAREAAGNDMVALMTRVFPLVTQVTTKVISNYGFTQDGVGAIQFEHVMKNLGQDDPEVARLHAQVRSYFLPAVVIPPSSHP
- the LOC139759233 gene encoding protein C10 isoform X1, encoding MLPRSGLDGRTQCLYCKRTLGRLKEEYVYLVGMATSEVDGFPENFTADKAKAALREILAALTGGEVVEALEAAREAAGNDMVALMTRVFPLVTQVTTKVISNYGFTQDGVGAIQFEHVMKNLGQDDPEVARLHAQVRSYFLPAVVIPPSSHP